GTATGCTCCGAATAAGTAAACGTACATACGCTCTGAAAGTTTCAAGTATCCAAGTAGAATAAAGAAAATCGTGCTTGCGACCAGCAGTAAAGAAGCCGGAATCATATTACCTACATAGAACATGACTGCAAAAATACCTGTCCAGAATCCGCAAAGTTTGAACATATTATCCATCTACGAGTCCCTCCTTCACAACATTACAATAAGCTCTTATCCATTATAATAGAACGCCTGCCTAAAAGTAAACTCCAATCAATTTTACATTGTGACAAAAGAGTGTACTTGTACCGGCAAGAAGGACAGCAGCTACTAACAGTATAACAGAACTGTCATCAAAAATAATATGAAAATTCATTTTTGGTGCGGAATGAGCGGGATAAAATGAATTTTGACGCAGTTTTCTGCAGGAAAATTAAATTGACACAAATGCAGACAGTTTTTCAACAATTCCTTTACGTTATATACTACACTCCAAGATAAAAAGTGGTCTTTTGTCGAATGGAGAAAGGAGAGAATTATGGATATTGAAACGAATCCAATAGAAAAAACTTGTCTGCAATTGCTCGAAAAAGCAATCGATGCCGAAGCGACGGATATTCATTTCGTACCGACAGCTGAAGGATATGATGTCACCATACGCAAACATTCGCTATTTTCAAAGATTGGGCAATACCCCCATACACTGGGCAGCCGGCTGATCTCATTTTATAAATTTTTATCTTCATTAGACATCAGCGAACAGCGCCGTCCCCAAAGCGGTTCCTTTCACCGGTCATTCTCTGAATGCAGCTTCTCTTTTCGTGTCTCCACAATTCCGTCCATCCAACTGCGTGAAAGTGTCGCAATCCGCATACAAAAACATGATAAAATCGTTCCGCTCAGCCAGTTATGTATAAAGCCGCAATGGAGTCATCAGTTGGCGGAGGCGGCTTCATGCAGACAGGGGCTGTTCCTTGTGACAGGCCCGACAGGTTCAGGAAAAACAACGACGCTTTATTCCCTGACATCCCACTGCGTGACAGAACTGAAACGTCATGTCATTTCACTTGAAGATCCTGTGGAGAACAATCACAGCCATCTGCTGCAGATCCAGGTCAATGAACGTTCCGGCATTACATATTCAGCCGGATTGAAGGCTATATTACGGCACTCTCCGGACGTTATCATGATCGGCGAAATACGGGATGCAGAAACGGCGAAAATTGCTGTGGAAGCTGCTTTGACAGGACATTTGGTCCTCAGCACAATTCACGCAAAAGATACGGTCGGCTGCCTGTATCGTCTGCTGGATCTCGGTATTCATTTGGAGGAGCTGCGTCAGACGATTATCGCAATTTCTGCCCAGCGCCTCGTAACACAGAAGTCGGGAGACACAGCAGCGATTTTTGAAATATTACAGGAAGCGGGTTTGCAATCGGCAACTGAAGCGATTGCGAATGGCCAGCGCGTCATTATTCCGGATCATCAAAAAATTGATACACAACAGGCTGTGTACGACGGGGCATTATATGGAACGGAATAAGCTTCTTCGTTCATCTGCGGGCAGAAAACTGATAAAACCGGCTGAGTTCCTGCAGCGTCTGTCAGTGTTATTACAGGAAGGTTATACATTTCATGAAGGACTGATACTGATTCTTCCATACCACTCAAAAGAATATGAGGAAAAGCTGCTGCAAGTGGAAGCAGAATTGAAAATGGGCTATGGCGTGTCACACATACTAAAGAATCTGGGGTTTGAAAGAAGTATCATGCTGCCGATCGTTATTGCGGAAGTGGACGGTAATTTAATACGGGCATTAAAAGAAGTTGCAGACCGTGTCAATCGTACAGCAGATAAACGGAGGCAGATCCAGAAATTACTGGCATATCCAAGTGTGTTATTTTCTTTTTTGCTAATTTTATTGGTCGCATTCCGTCAGTTCTTCTTGCCGAATTTCGAAGCGCTGTCTGTGATGCGTGCCAGCGAGACTGGCGGAATCGTACAGCTTTTGCCAAAAGTGGTTTCTTTAATACCAGATTTATTACTGATTTTAGCTGTCATAGGCGGCGCGGTATTTGTGCTGTTGAAGATATGGCTAAAAAAACTGACCGCTTCACGCACCTTGCATTATATATTAAAAACACCGGTCTTAGGAAGATTCTACAGTGAAATGAAAACAAGAGATTTTGCCAGTGAACTCGGCAGTCTGCTGCAGTCAGGCTTATCGATGCAAAATGCGCTTGCTGTTCTGACGGAGCAGACAGAAGATCCGATTCTTTCCGTCATGACAAGAAGACTGAGTGAGCTGGTGATCTATGGGGAATCGTTGCACGGGGCAATCCGGCTGACAGATGGATTGTCACCGCGTCTTGCGGATTTCGCGAAACATGGTGCGGATACAGGCTATCTGCCAAAGGAATTACTGCTTTACAGTGAACATACAAGCGAACAGCTGGAAGAAAAGGTCAATCAATGGATTACTGTTTTACAGCCTGCTTTATTCGGCATTTTGGCAGTGTGTATTTTATTGTCTTACTTATCTATCCTGCTGCCAGTCTATAAGATGATTGACAGCATATAAAGGGAGGAAACAGAAGTGCTTACCAATGAAAAAGGATTTACACTAATTGAAATGATGATCGTGCTGCTGATCATCACCGTGTTGATTTTAATAGCCATTCCGAATGTAACGAAACACTCGAAATCAATAGACGACAAAGGTTGTGACGCCTACGTGAAAATGGTCGAAGGACAGGTTCAGGCATATAAAATGGATAAGAAAGAAATACCGACAATTACTAAATTGACGGAAGGCGGTTATCTGCCGGAAAGTCCTGCGTGTCCTAATGGCAGTGCAATCGCAATTGACGCGGAAGGAAAAGTTTCAGCTTCAAATGGAGGAGGATAATCGTATAATCAGGAACCAGCTGGGGTTCACGTTCCTTGAGCTATTATTGGTTCTTTCCATTGTCATGATTTTGGCGGCGGTTATTTTACCTTTCAGTGAAAAACGTCTGCAAAAAATCAGTGAAGATGATGCGTTAGAGCAGTTTATGACAACTGTTCATAAGGCACAATTATATGCGATTACGCATCGGGAAAGAGTAACTCTGAAATTTGAAAACGGCGGTACAACATACAAAGTATTTACAGGTGAATCGGAAGTTATTTTAGAAGGTGATTTCCCGCCAGGCATGTATCTGGGTTCTTCTATAGCGTTTCGGCAATTGGATTTCGCCGGAACAGGTTACTTGCAGAAGACGGGTAAAATGATCTTTTACACAAAAAGCAGAGGGAAAATGTCCATAACGTTTCAGCTGGAAAGAGGGAGGATGATCGTCAGTGGATGAAAAAGGGCAATCCTGGCCTGAAGCAATGCTGGCTTTACTGATCGTTATGATAATTTACGGTTCGCTGTTACCGATGGCTTCAACTATGACGTCTTCCATCTCCGCAAAAAAACAGGCTATGATTGCGGCAGAGACAAGTTATCAGGCCGCTATTCACTTCAAAACAAGCGGGCGAACATCCGGCCGCAGAACGTATGAAGAGATCCATTATGACTGGTCTGTGGATCCAGGCCAGATCTGTGTAGCTTACGAAGTGCTTCATGCCGCTGCCAGTAAATGTGTGAAATTATGAAGGGGCTGAATGACAAAGGGTTTTCGCTTGTGGAAAGTATTATTCACTTACTTATTTTCTCTGTCATTATTCAGATGACTGTACTGTTTTTCTACTGGCAGGCACCGGTGGAAAAAGTATATCAGGAAGAACTGCTTGGTGAATGGGAATTATTTTCTTTGGAACTTCAGGAATTATTAAAAGAAGTGGAGTCGATAACTGAGCCGACAAAAACAAGTTTTGCATTCCGTACGGAAAGAGGAAGGATTACCATACAACATTATGATAAGATGCTGCGCAAACTGGTCGACGGTGCAGGGCATGTACCGCTGCTGATGAATGTAAAAAACTGCAACTTTACCGTTTTAGATGATCAGCTGCATATCGTTGTTGTCATGTTGAATGGTGTCCGTAAAGAAAGGACATTTGCGATTGGGAAAAATTCGGAATGAGAGGGGAGGTTCATTTCTTTTCGCCATTGTATTATTATTTTTGGTAAGTCTCTTTCTTTTCTCCCTCGTTTCATGGCATGATAGTATCTACAAGATATACGACTGGCTCGAAAACTATTATGAGCAGGAAGCAGTTAAATTAATTAAACGGGATGGATGAAAATGAAAAGAATCTACTTGGTGGGGTTCATGGGATGCGGGAAAAGCGCAATCGGCAAGCGGCTGCATACGCTGACGGATATCCCGTTCTATGATATGGACCATGAAATTACAGAACAAATGAATATGACGATTCCTGAAATCTTTGAACAGTATGGGGAATTATATTTTCGGCAACTCGAAACAGAGTTTTTGGAGAAGTTTCCGGAAGAGTATTGTATCGTGGCGACTGGCGGCGGCGTCGCGGTAAAAGAAGAAAATATTCGTCTGATGAGAGAAACCGGCATCGTCTTTTTCCTTAATGCTTCATTCCGTGATATTTGGCGAAGAATATCGACTGATGTTAACCGCCCGATCGTACAGCAATCCTCGCGGCAGCAGCTTGAAACACTTTACAAGAAACGTAAGCCGAAGTATTTGCAGGCATCACATTTCACGGTAGAAACTACTGGCAAATCATTGACGGATATTGCAGAATATATTATCTTTCAAATCGAAAGATACAAATAACTGAGCGTAAAAACGAATGATTTTATTTAATTCTCATAAATCATTCGTTTTTTAGCGTTCTTAATAAATAGATTGCGCTTACTAAAATTAAATGTTAAGATATCAGTGAAGAAAAAAGTAATTTAATAATGCGAATGATTGTATGGGGAGAGCGCGCATTAGGCGCCGCCGAAGGAGCAAGTAACAAATGTTATGAATCTCTCAGGTAACAAAACGCATACATGACGCATCTCTGGAGAGTGCTGAGCAATCAGCGGCCGAAGAAAGTATGGAAACTGTAAAGCTTTCAGGCAAAAGGACAGGGGTTCTCTTTTATTAGGAGACCCCTGTCCTTTTTTTGATGACCTATACGCTGATCAATTTTTGATCAGAACAAAAAGGAGGAAACAGTTTGACGAATCAATTATTACGGACACCATTATTTGAAAGTTATAAAAAGTATGGAGGCAAGACCATCGA
The Sporosarcina sp. P33 genome window above contains:
- a CDS encoding DUF2626 domain-containing protein, whose amino-acid sequence is MDNMFKLCGFWTGIFAVMFYVGNMIPASLLLVASTIFFILLGYLKLSERMYVYLFGAYLMIFMVGFSYYSIFIHVPGGGH
- the comGA gene encoding competence type IV pilus ATPase ComGA, yielding MDIETNPIEKTCLQLLEKAIDAEATDIHFVPTAEGYDVTIRKHSLFSKIGQYPHTLGSRLISFYKFLSSLDISEQRRPQSGSFHRSFSECSFSFRVSTIPSIQLRESVAIRIQKHDKIVPLSQLCIKPQWSHQLAEAASCRQGLFLVTGPTGSGKTTTLYSLTSHCVTELKRHVISLEDPVENNHSHLLQIQVNERSGITYSAGLKAILRHSPDVIMIGEIRDAETAKIAVEAALTGHLVLSTIHAKDTVGCLYRLLDLGIHLEELRQTIIAISAQRLVTQKSGDTAAIFEILQEAGLQSATEAIANGQRVIIPDHQKIDTQQAVYDGALYGTE
- the comGB gene encoding competence type IV pilus assembly protein ComGB, with the protein product MERNKLLRSSAGRKLIKPAEFLQRLSVLLQEGYTFHEGLILILPYHSKEYEEKLLQVEAELKMGYGVSHILKNLGFERSIMLPIVIAEVDGNLIRALKEVADRVNRTADKRRQIQKLLAYPSVLFSFLLILLVAFRQFFLPNFEALSVMRASETGGIVQLLPKVVSLIPDLLLILAVIGGAVFVLLKIWLKKLTASRTLHYILKTPVLGRFYSEMKTRDFASELGSLLQSGLSMQNALAVLTEQTEDPILSVMTRRLSELVIYGESLHGAIRLTDGLSPRLADFAKHGADTGYLPKELLLYSEHTSEQLEEKVNQWITVLQPALFGILAVCILLSYLSILLPVYKMIDSI
- the comGC gene encoding competence type IV pilus major pilin ComGC; the encoded protein is MMIVLLIITVLILIAIPNVTKHSKSIDDKGCDAYVKMVEGQVQAYKMDKKEIPTITKLTEGGYLPESPACPNGSAIAIDAEGKVSASNGGG
- the comGD gene encoding competence type IV pilus minor pilin ComGD, which produces MEEDNRIIRNQLGFTFLELLLVLSIVMILAAVILPFSEKRLQKISEDDALEQFMTTVHKAQLYAITHRERVTLKFENGGTTYKVFTGESEVILEGDFPPGMYLGSSIAFRQLDFAGTGYLQKTGKMIFYTKSRGKMSITFQLERGRMIVSG
- the comGF gene encoding competence type IV pilus minor pilin ComGF; translated protein: MESIIHLLIFSVIIQMTVLFFYWQAPVEKVYQEELLGEWELFSLELQELLKEVESITEPTKTSFAFRTERGRITIQHYDKMLRKLVDGAGHVPLLMNVKNCNFTVLDDQLHIVVVMLNGVRKERTFAIGKNSE
- a CDS encoding shikimate kinase gives rise to the protein MKRIYLVGFMGCGKSAIGKRLHTLTDIPFYDMDHEITEQMNMTIPEIFEQYGELYFRQLETEFLEKFPEEYCIVATGGGVAVKEENIRLMRETGIVFFLNASFRDIWRRISTDVNRPIVQQSSRQQLETLYKKRKPKYLQASHFTVETTGKSLTDIAEYIIFQIERYK